The sequence AGAAACATACCATGGTGGCCGTTAAATAATTTGCTGCGTATCCCGGTGTAACATCTGGCAACTCTTCAATGGCGTAACGAATTAAATAACTCCAACATGCGGTTTGTGCACCAACATAACAAAATTGTGCTAATACTGCCCAGCGCCAGTGAGTTATTTTTAATAAGCGCGGTAGTGATGCAAAGAAAGAGCCGTTTTGTGTATCGTTAGATTCACTTTTTATTGTAGGGAAACGGGTGATAAGAATTAATAGCGCAACAAAAATAACTACTGCCACAATAATCAAATAAGGTAATTGTACGGCTTTGACCAAACTATGGTGATAGCTATTCAAGTCCTCAACAGACAATTTATCTAATACTTCCTGTGTCTGATGGGGGACATTAGAGAGGATTAAACTTTGCCCGAATACTACGGCGATAATGGCACCAAAGGAGTTAAAAGTCTGCGCCAGATTGATACGGAAATGGCCAGTTTTCTCCGGCCCCAATACTGTCACAAAGGGATTGGCGGCAGTTTCAAGGCAGCCTAAACCTGCGGCAATGATGAATAAACCGATTAAAAACAAGGTGTAATTCATTGTTTCAGCGGCAGGCCAGAATAAGGCAGCGCCAAAGGCGTAGAACAGTAGCCCGGTAATGATCCCTGCTTTATAGCTGAATCTTTTCATTAAGATCCCAGCGGGAATGGGAATCAAAAAGTAACCAAAATAGAAAGAGGATTGAATCAGCCCGGCCTGGAAATTGGTCAGAGTAAATGCCTGCTGAAACTGTGGTAATAAAATATCATTCAAGTTGTTTGCTACTGCCCAAAGGAAGAACAGTGAGCACAGCAGTGCGAAAGGAATCAGATATCTTTTTTTATTTGCCGACTCGTCAGTTACCGAGGCGGAAATTTTGGTGCTATCTGTTTGTATTAAAATATTTCCCATGATGCCCTCGTCAGATGTTGCACTTATTCTACTCGTCTTGAAATACGGAATGTTCGACGGAAGTCTTTTATTTAATGAATGATATTTTTCTCTGACTGACATAAACCGTTAGAGTGGAAAACAAAATATATTCATTGCGTTAAGTCCTGTTCTTTATAAGGTAAAAATCACCAAAAAGTATGAGCTGAATCACATTGGTAACTCAATGCTAATATTTTGTGATGATAGTCACTTTAAATAAAAACAATTCATGACCGTTTGAAATGAATTGTGTTTCAAACACACAACCGTAATGACCGATTTTTTTATTTCCGACACAAACGGTCAATTCACATTGGAAATGGATATATTTATCTGGTGGGTAATGGATTTGACCGTTTAATCATATTGGTTTTTCAAACGGACATTTTATAAAAGTAAATAAGAGTTAAATTGCCACAAAGTGATGAATAGTCATGATCGGGTTCACGTTTTTGTATGCTTTATTTTTTACTTTAATTAAATAAGCGAAAAATATATCGCATATTCATCATTAACGTTTGTTAGCTCACATCCATTATTTAATGCGTTTTATATTTAGGTAGTTGCATCCTAAGAGAGGAAAAAATGAAGAAAGAAGCATTGGCGCGCGATATTATTAATACTTGCCTGGAAATGACCCGCTTAGGCCTTAACCATGGCACCGCTGGCAATGTTAGTGTGCGCTATCAGGATGGATTTCTGATTACGCCATCGGGTATTGCCTACGACAAACTGACCGAATCGCACATTGTTTATATTGATGCGGACGGCCATCACGAAGTGGGTAAAGTCCCGTCCAGTGAATGGCGCTTTCATCAGGCGGTTTATCAAACCCGACCTGATGCCAATGCGGTAGTACACAATCATTCTGTTCACTGCACGGCTGTTTCTATTCTCAATCGCCCGATTCCTGCCATTCATTACATGATTGCCGCCGCGGGTGGCGATGATATTCCTTGTGCGCCTTATGCCACTTTTGGCACCAAAGCACTTTCAGAGCATGTTGCGGTGGCGATGAAAAACCGTAAAGCCACGCTTTTGCAACATCACGGGCTGATAGCGTGTGAAGAAAATCTGCCAAAAGCACTGTGGCTAGCTCATGAAGTGGAGGTTTTGGCGACACTGCTGCTGGCTATTTTGCCGATTGTTGACGAAGTGCCGGTGTTATCCAAAGAAGAAATCAGTGTGGTATTGGAGAAATTCAAAACCTACGGTTTGCGGGTCGAAGAGTAACTGGTGGGCAAAAATAGCCGCTGGATTAAAACACTGAGGAATCAATCATGAACAGAATGATTTTAAATGAAACGGCGTGGTTTGGTCGTGGTTCACTAGGGGCTCTGACCGATGAAGTCACACGGCGGGGTTACCAAAAAGCATTAGTGGTTACAGATAAAATATTGCTCGAATGTGGCGTGGCAACCCGCCTAACGAGTTGTTTGGCACAGGCTGGCCTGGATTTCGCTGTTTTTGATGCGGTTAAACCCAATCCGACCATCAGTATTGTGCAACAAGGGGTCGCTGCTTTTCGTCAAAGTGGGGCGGATTATCTGATAGCTCTGGGGGGCGGTTCACCGCAAGATACCTGTAAAGCTATTGGTATCATTATCAATAACCCTGAGTTTGCCGATGTGCGCAGCTTGGAAGGGGTCGCCGATACACGTAAACCTGGCGTACCGATTTTGGCTATCCCAACGACTGCGGGGACGGCCGCGGAAGTGACCATTAACTATGTGATTACTGACGAAGAGCGGCGGCGCAAGTTTGTCTGTGTCGACCCTCATGCCATTCCAGCCGTGGCATTTATTGACGCAGATATGATGGACAGCATGCCCGCAGCGCTGAAAGCGGCTACCGGTGTGGATGCTTTGACTCATGCTATTGAAGGTTATTTGACGAAAGGCGCGTGGGAACTGACTGATACTTTGCATCTCAAGGCCATTGAGGTTATCAGCCGTTCCTTGCGGGCATCAGTAAAAGGGGATGCCGCTGCGACTGAGGATATGGCACTCGGGCAGTATATTGCCGGTATGGGCTTTTCGAATGTGGGCCTTGGGTTAGTGCACGGTATGGCTCACCCGCTCGGGGCGTTTTATAACATGCCACATGGCGTAGCCAATGCCATTTTATTACCTTATATCATGCGCTATAACGCCACTTTTACCGGTGAGCGTTTCCGTCAGATTGCCTTGGCTATGGGGCTGGAAAATGCACTGAATGCGCCACTGGAACAAGTCCGTGAGCAAACTGTCCAGGCAGTATTTGCACTAAATCGTGATATTGGCATTCCCGCAGCCCTGAGCAATGTCGGGATGCGGGCTGACGATATTCCCGCGCTGGCAGTAGCAGCATTGGCTGATGTCTGTACGGGGGGGAACCCACGGGAAACCTCGGTTGATGAAATTATGGCGCTTTATCATCAAGCCTGTTGAACAAAACGGTTACTTGTCACAAATCCACCAGAAAGTCATGGGGCGGTTTTAATCCCCATGACTTTATTGATGCCAAACAACTCCCGCTCTACCCAAAAGAGGTAGGGTTACTGCGCGGGACGGTATATTTATTATCCTAACTATAACAACTGCTGTTACTGGGCCTCGCGCTCCGCCTCAACTTCTCCTTCCCGCTGAATTACTCATTTTTTTGAATTAATCGGATGTCATCCAATGCGATGTCCTCCATTTTCTGGAATGCAACCAAGTGGGAATCTTATGAAAGAGACCAATGAATCCCGACTGTTAACGGCAGAAGTCACGCGCCGAAAACTGGTCCAAACCACACTGGTCGGCGGTCTTGCCGTGGCAACCGGGGCGTTCTCGCTGCCGTTTTCCCGTACCGCCCGAGCTGTTCAATCCGCCATTAATCCAAGCAATGCCAGCGATGGCAAAGTGATCTGGAGTGCTTGCACCGTTAACTGCGGTAGCCGCTGTCCATTACGTATGCATGTGGTTGATGGTGAAATTAAATATGTTGAAACTGACAATACCGGGGACGACCAGTTCGACGGTTTGCATCAGGTGCGTGCTTGTTTACGGGGCCGCTCCATGCGCCGCCGGGTGTACAACCCCGACCGATTGAAATATCCGATGAAACGTGTGGGCGCACGTGGCGAGGGCAAGTTCCAACGTATTTCATGGGAGGAAGCTTTTGATACTCTCGCCGCCAGCATGCAAAACATCATCAAGGAATATGGTAACGAAGCCATCTATCTGAATTACGGCACAGGCACGTTGGGCGGCACCATGACCCGCTCTTGGCCACCGGGTTCAACCTTATTGGCGCGGCTGATGAATTGCTGTGGTGGTTATCTCAATCATTATGGCGACTACAGCACCGCGCAGATTGCCGCGGGTTTGAATTACACCTATGGCGGCTGGGCCGACGGCAATAGCCCATCAGATATTGAAAATAGTAAGTTGGTGGTGTTGTTTGGTAACAACCCTGGTGAAACCCGGATGAGCGGCGGCGGTGTCACTTATTATCTGGAACAGGCGCGGGAGAAATCCAATGCCAAGATGATTGTTATTGACCCGCGATATACAGATACCGCTGCGGGGCGTGAGGATGAATGGATCCCACTGCGGCCAGGGACAGATGCTGCACTCGCCTCTGCACTGGCTTATGTGATGATCACCGAGAATCTGGTGGATCAGCCATTCCTTGATAAATATTGCGTCGGCTATGACGAGAAAACCTTGCCAGAAGGCGCACCGAAAAATGGCCATTATAAGGCCTATATTTTAGGGCAAGGTGCAGATAAAACAGCTAAAACGCCGCAATGGGCGGAGGCCATTACCGGGATCCCAGCGGCAAAAATCATTAAATTGGGGCGGGAAATTGGCTCAGTCAAGCCCGCCTATATCGCGCAGGGATGGGGGCCACAACGCCATGCCAATGGCGAAAACACGAGTCGCGCTATTGCGATGCTGGCTATTCTGACCGGCAATGTTGGCATCAATGGCGGCAATTCAGGTGCTCGCGAAGGTTCCTATGGTCTGCCGTTCGTCCGCATGCCAACTCTGGAAAACCCGGTTAAAACCAGTATTTCGATGTTCTTGTGGACGGATGCCATTGAGCGCGGCCCTGAAATGACCGCCACCCGTGATGGCGTAAGGGGCAAAGATAAGCTGGATGTGCCCATCAAGTTTATCTGGAATTACGCGAGTAACTGCTTGATTAATCAGCATGCGGAAATCAATCGCACCCATGACATTCTGCAAGATGATAAGAAATGCGAAATGATTGTGGTCATTGATAACCACATGACCTCGTCAGCTAAGTATGCCGATATTATCCTGCCGGACTGTACTGCTTCGGAGCAAATGGATTTCTGTCTGGATGCGTCCAGTGGCAACATGGCGTATGTAATTTTTGCTGATCAGGTCATCAAACCGCGCTTTGAGTGCAAAAACATCTATGAAATGACCACTGAGCTGGCAAAACGCATGGGGGTTGAACAGCAATTTACCGAAGGGCGCACCCAAGAGGGCTGGCTGCGCCATCTCTATCAGCAATCGCAGCAGGCCATTCCTGAGTTGCCATCATTCGAGGAGTTCCGCGAGCAGGGCATCTTCAAAAAACGCGACCCGGCAGGGCACCATGTCGCCTATAAAGAATTCCGGGCCGATCCGGTCGCCAACCCGTTAACCACCCCATCGGGCAAAATCGAGATTTACTCTGCTGAATTGGCACACATTGCCGCCACGTGGGAATTGCAGTCAGATGATGTGATTGATCCGCTGCCGGTATATGCCGCTGGTTTCGAGAGTTTTGACGACCCGCTTAACCAGACATATCCGCTGCAACTTACGGGTTTCCATTATAAAGCCCGAACTCACTCTACTTACGGCAATGTCGATGTGCTAAAGGCGTCCTGCCGTCAGGAAATGTGGATTAACCCAATAGATGCCAGAGAACGCGACATCAACAATGGCGATATCGTGCGGATATTTAATGGCCGTGGCGAAGTTCAGATTAATGCCAAAGTGACCCCGCGCATGATGCCGGGAGTGGTGGCTCTGGGGGAAGGGGCTTGGTACAGCCCTGATGAGAAACGTATTGACCGGGCGGGCAGTATTAACGTGTTGACCACGCAGCGCCCCTCTCCGTTGGCGAAAGGGAATCCATCCCATACCAACCTCGTTCAAGTAACCAAGGCTTAAGGAGCTAACTGATGACGCAATATGGTTTTTACATCGACTCCAGCCGGTGCACGGGGTGTAAAACTTGCGAACTGGCCTGCAAGGATTTCAAAAACTTATCAACCGATGTCAGTTTTCGGCGCATTTACGAATACGCCGGAGGCGATTGGCAACAGGATAACGGCGCATGGCACCAGAATGTGTTTGCTTACTATCTCTCTATTGCTTGCAACCACTGTAGTGACCCCGCCTGCACCAAAGTATGCCCGACTGGCGCGATGCATAAGCGCGATGATGGTTTTGTGGTGGTAAATGAGGATATTTGTATTGGTTGCCGCTACTGCCATATGGCTTGTCCTTACGGTGCGCCGCAATATGACGAAACCAAAGGGCATATGACCAAGTGTGACGGCTGCTATGAAAGGGTTGCCGCTGGCAAAAAACCGATTTGTGTCGATTCCTGCCCGCTGCGGGCATTGGATATGGCCCCTATCGATGAACTGCGCGAAAAATATGGGGAATTGGCCGAAATTGCGCCACTGCCCGCCGCTCACTTCACATTACCGAATATCGTCGTGAAACCAAATGCCAACAGTCGCCCGGTCAGAGATACCACCGGTCATCTGGCAAATCCGAAGGAGGTATAACATGGGCATGGGATGGCATGAATGGCCATTAATGGTCTTTACGGTTCTGGGGCAGTGCGTGGTTGGGGGCTTTATTGTCCTCGGATTGGCACTGATATTTGGCGATTTGAGTCGCGGCCAGCAACAACGAGTTCACCGCAGCATGTTTGTCTTATGGGTGCTGATGGCGTTGGCTTTTATTGCCTCGACACTGCATTTAGGCTCGCCGATGCGGGCTTTCAACTCATTAAATCGGGTCGGAGAGTCGGCGCTGAGTAATGAGATAGCAGCCGGTTCACTGTTCTTTGCTGTGGCCGGTTTCTACTGGTTGCTGGCAGTTTTGGGTAAGCTGCCCGCAGTGCTGGGTAAGATCTGGTTGGTGATAGCCATGGTGCTGGGCGTGGTATTTGTCTACGCCATGTGTCGGGTTTACTCCATTGATACGGTGCCCACTTGGGATAATCTCTACACGCCGCTGGGCTTCGTATTGACGGTCTTTATCGGCGGGCCAATGTTGGGTTACTTGCTACTGCAATTAGCTGATATTAATGGCCGAGCAATGCTGCAATTGCCGATGATTAGTGTATTGGCGCTGATTATCAGTATCGCCAGTGTCATTATGCAGGCGGCGAGTTTGTCGATAATTTACAGCTCGGTACAGCAAGCATCCGAACTCATTCCTAACTACGGCATGTTGATGGTCTGGCGCTTGGTGCTGTTGGTGTTGGGGTTAGGGTGCTGGATTTGCCCGCTAATCCGTGGCCGCATGCCAATGACTCTCGGGATGATTTTTGCCATGCTATTGGTTATTGTCGGTGAATTAATTGGCCGAGCCGTATTTTATGGGCTGCATATGACGGTAGGAATGGCAGTCGGCGGGTAATTTATATCCTGACGATTGTTGTGTTTTGCCATTCTGGGCGTGCTCAGAATGGCTTGACTCACGCCGTCTCAATCTGAACCCGCTATTATTCAGGATAATATTTAATGGTTGAAAAAAATATTGCTTATCAAGATATTGCGCTCACTGGTCGGGTGCTCGGCGCGCTGTTTTATTGTGAGCCAGACAGCCCGGCATGCAGTGATATTGTGGCGCAACTGAGCAGTGGCTCTTGGGTGGCACAATGGCCTTATGGGCGTGAAGAGAAACTGGCCCCGATTGCCGCTTTACTGGCGCAATCGGCTGCACAGGAAACACGGGAAGAGGCTTGGCAGCGGCTATTTATTGGCCCTTACGCTTTGCCCGCCCCACCTTGGGGGTCAGTCTACCTGGATAAAGAAAATGTGCTGTTCGGGGATTCAACCCTAAAACTACGGAATTGGATGGCCGAGCAGCACGTGGAAGTCACCCTGGATACAGAAGAACCGGAAGATCAATTCGGTTTATTGCTGATGATGGTGGCGTGGTTGGCCGAAAACCAACCCGAAAAGTTACCGGATTTGCTGGCGGAACACTTACTCACTTGGGCTTACCGCTATCTGGATTTACTGCAATCCGATGCCGCGCATCCGTTCTATCAGGGGCTGGCCCAGTTAGCGACCTTAACACTGACCCATTGGCAGCATGAATTACAGGTGACTCCAGCAGTGGTTAAGTTGTATCGCTGAGTCAGCATTTCATTATTTACTCAATCCTAAGTATCACTTTTTTGCCAATATTGCTCGTCATACAACTTAATGAATCAAAAGTGAATTTCTCTGATTTTTGATTAATCACATCTGAAAATCTTGGGCGCGACACATGTCATAATGTGGCCGCGCCCACTTGCCGTATTCCCTCTGATTTTATCCAGCTTGCGACTGATGTCATCAGCGCTTTTCCATTGCTAAAGCTTGATTTGACTCAGCCAGTAGTTGAGCGGACTTAGCATCAAAAAACCAAGTCAGTAAAGATATTGCCTCCCCCATAGACTAATTTGTGACCGGCTTCTATTTTCCTTGCTCTCATATTGGACAAGCCGTAGGGCGTTTGTATTATTAGGTTGAATATAAATTTAATAGTGAATATATATTCAATGCGGAGAAAAATAATGAAAAATACCCTACTGAAATCCTGTCTTACCGCAGCATTGATCTCAATGGCGGGTGTTGCTGGTGCTGCCAGTAACGGCCTGATCGCCATTATCACCCCCTCCCACGATAACCCGTTTTTCAAGGCGGAAGCCGAAGGTGCCAAAGCGAAAGCGACGGAGCTGGGATACACCGTGCTGGTCGCTTCTCATGATGATGATGTGAATAAACAGAACCAATTGTTGGAAACCGCCATTGCGCGTAAAGCCAAGGCAATTATCCTGGATAACGCAGGTTCTGATGCCACGATTGGGCCATTGAAAAAAGCCAAAGCAGCAGGTATTCCCACCTTCCTGATTGACCGTGAAATCAATGAAACCGGCATTGCGGTGTCGCAAATTGTGTCCAACAACTATCAGGGAGCACAACTGGGTGCTGAGAAGTTTGTCGTCCTGATGGGGGGCAAAGGGAAATATGTTGAATTATTGGGCCGCGAATCAGATACCAACGCACACGTACGTTCACAGGGTTATCACGACGTAATCGACGAACATAGCGACATGAAGATGGTTGCTCAGCAGACTGCAAACTGGAGCCAGACTGAAGCTTTCAACCGCATGGAGTCCATTTTGCAGGCTAACCCGGATATCACTGGGGTGATTTCAGGTAATGACACCATGGCATTAGGGGCTGAAGCCGCGTTAAAAGCCGCAGGCCGTAATGATGTGATTGTGGTGGGCTTTGACGGCAGTGACTATGTGCGTGATTCCATCATCAACAAAGGCAATATCAAAGCCACCGTACTCCAGCCGGGGTGGGCTCAAGCCCAGATGGCAGTGGTTCAAGCTGATAAATATCTGAAAACCGGCTCCACCGGGCAAGAAGAAAAACAGCTGATGGACTGCGTATTGATTGATGAAAACAATGCCAAAAACCTGAATGTCTTTGCGCTGAAAGAGTAATGCCTTTAGCGCGGTTGGCTAGCTCGCGTGTTAAAAGGCAATGAGGGGCGTATCAGCCCCTCCTGACAGGAGGCAGTATGTGGTTCAGTGCCCTATCGAAAGCAGGCGGTTTGTTGGTTATCAGCACAGTGCTGGTGGCGTGTACTGTGGTGGATTTGGATGAAAACGGCAAACCGATTCTGCCGGTCGATCCAAATGCGGTCGTCAGTGACTATAACCAGCCATCGGACAAAGTCGCCTCCACCATTTGGGTGAGCAAAGTGATGCCATTTGCCAGCAGCAATGCGCTCAGTTGGCAACAAGTGAAGCAACAAAGTCAGCCAGCAGCAGGGAAAAACAGCAAAAGTTATTTTGTCCGTTTTAACGGCAAAGTGATGGCGGTAGAAACAGAAGGGCGGGAAGGCACGATGAAAATCGCAGTGGAGGGTGATGAACAAGTGCTGCAATTGGGGCCTATCGTCAAAGGTAATGCCATTCGTGATGCCTCGACTTTTATCCGCTTCGAGGATTTTAAAAACCAAGTGCAATATGCCCAACTTTCCAAGGCGCTAAGCAAACGTGCTTTGCAGGATGTGGCCAAACCCGATGCCAGTTGGGTCGGCCAGCAAGTCGAGGTATTGGCTGCGGTGACATTAGCTCCTGGCGGTCTGAATAATGCTGTGCCGCTCAGTTTGAATAAGGAGACTCACTAATGGACCACAGACCTGACATCGTCATGCGTGCTGAGGACATTTCGATGCGTTTTCCCGGCACATTGGCGTTAGATGCCGTCAGTTATAATGTTTATCGCGGCAAAGTAAATGTGATTATTGGGGAAAATGGTGCCGGAAAATCAACATTAATGAAGATTCTGGCTGGTGTGCAGCAACCGACTTCCGGACAGATCTACCTTAATGAGCAGCCGGTAACAATTGCCAATACTCGTGAGGCCGCCGCGCTCGGTATTGGCATGGTGCATCAGGAGTTGAATCTGTCAGAAAATCTCAATGTCGCGGAAAATATTTTTCTGGGCCGTGAGATTCAGCAAGGATTGAAGCCCATTAATCAGGCAGCACAGGAACTGATTGCTGAGCAACTTATGGTACGCCTTGACCAGGCCATTTCACCGAAGGAAATGGTGTCAAACCTGAAAGTCGGTCAGCAGCAATTGATTGAAATTGCTAAGGCTTTGGCTGAGCAGGCAGACATTTTGATTCTGGACGAACCGACCTCCGCTCTGAGTAAAACTGAAGTCGACATTCTGTTCCGGGTGATTCGCGAACTGACTCGCCAAGGGGTTTCTATCGTCTACATTTCGCATCGATTGGAAGAGTTGATGGCGATTGGTGATTACATCACCATTCTGCGCGATGGTCGTTTCCAGGCCGAAGCTGCCGTTAAAGACATTGATGTGCCGTGGATTGTACGTGAAATGCTGGGCAGTGACCCGGTTTCCAGCTTCCTTCATCCGGGCCGGACTTTCGGGGCACCAATGATGGAAGTGGATAACGTCACTTTAATCAATGAGTCCGGTAATGCGGTGGTAAATCAAGTCTCGCTACAGGTGTGTGCTGGTGAAATCGTCGGTATTTATGGGTTGATGGGGGCGGGACGAACTGAGTTGTTTGAGTGTCTGTTAGGCACTCAACAGAGCTATCTCGGGGCAATTCGGCTCAATGACACTGCAATCAGTGCCAAAACTTCAACCGCAGAACGCATCCGCCTTGGCATGAGTTTAGTGCCGGAAGATCGTAAAAAAACGGGCATTTTCCCGGTGTCATCTGTTGCCAATAACCTGACTATTTCCAGCTTATGGCGTCGGTTAAAACACAGCTTCGCTATCTGGCAGGAGAGCGAGTCGCAGGTGGTCGCGTCAGTTATTGGCGATTTGTCTATCAAAGTTTCATCACCGGACGTGGAAATTCAAGCGCTTAGCGGCGGTAATCAGCAAAAAGTGGTGATTGGCCGTTCATTACTGACCAGCCCGAACATTTTACTACTGGATGAACCGACTCGGGGTATTGATGTTGGCGCGAAAGCGGATGTGTTTGAAATGATGGTGAAACTCTCTGAACAGGGGATCGCGATTCTGTTTTCCACCTCAGATCTGAAAGAAATCATGGCGGTATCAGACCGCATTCTGGTGATGTCGAACGGCAAACTGACCGCAAATGTTTCTCGTCAGTCGGCCAGTGAATCGGCATTGGTTACGGCAAGCGCACAAGGGTTTGAATGATGAAAGCAACAACTGGCACTGCGTTGGCGAGTCACCAGCCCGGTGGGTCGTCGTGGTCACGGGAAAATATGCTGCTGCTTCTGCTAAAGATGCGCACCTTTATTGCCCTGTTCCTGATCCTGGGTTTCTTCTCTGTGATGGTTCCGGGGTTTTTGGCGACCGGTAGCTTGATCATTATGGTGAAGCATATCGCGATCAATGCCTTCCTCGCTCTGGGCATCACGTTTGTCATTATCACCGCCGGGATTGACCTTTCCATCGGGGCGACATTGGGGTTATGCGGCATGATTGCTGGCTGGATGATTACTCAAGGTATTGTTTTACCGATGTTTGGTATTGCCATCTTCCCCAGTGTTTGGGTGGTGGTTCCGGTGGTATTGATTATCGGAGCACTTATTGGCGCGGTAAATGGTTGGATAATTACCCGCTATAACGTCGCCCCGTTCATCTGCACTCTTGGCACCATGTATGTGGTTCGAGGTGCGGCAATGCTGATTTCCGGCGGTGAAACTTTCCCTGGTTTGCAAGGGAATCCACAGTTGGGGAATACCGGTTTTGATTTGCTGGGGTCTGGCACGTTACTGGGCTTACCAATTGCCATCTGGATTATGTTCATTTTGGCACTGGTTATTGCCTATGTTGCCCGCCGATTGCCGTTTGGCCGCCATGTCTATGCCATTGGTGATAACGAAAGGGCCGCCGAGCTTTCAGGTGTCAAAGTCCGGCAAGTCAAAGTGTGGGTGTACACCATCTCGGGTTTCTGCGCTGCGATTGCCGGGATAATTGTTTCTGCTCAATTGGTCGCCAGTCATCCGGCCAATGGCAGTGGTTTTGAGATGAATGCTATTGCTGCCGTGGTACTGGGGGGGACTTCTTTGGCCGGGGGGCGCGGCACCATTCTCGGTACGCTGATTGGCGCATTTGTTATCGGCATTCTGGCTGACGGTTTGGTGATGATGGGGGTCAGCGAATTCTGGCAAATGGTTATCAAAGGTATCGTGATTATTGTGGCGGTCATTATCGACCAGATGCAAAACCGGATGCAGCACAAGGCCGCGATTGTTTCGCAAAAGGCTACTGCGGTGCCGCAAATCGAGAAGAGCGAACAAGCATAAAGAACAGTCTAATCAGGCAGATGCAGCCTGTCAGACACTGAACACGAAAGATGTCACGCCGGAGGGAGATTTCCGGACAGGCTTGATGAAAGCTATTTTTTAGCACCATCAGGAATAAATATTCGGTAATGAGTAAAAATTCATTTATCGATAAAATTAAGAGAGGTAATGTCATGAATCCGTATTCACTGTCAGTCGATGAGCTGGTGAAAAAGGCACGGGCTATCCGCCGCCGGATAGTTCTGCTTAACGCGAACAGCCCCGCAGGGGGGCACACCGGCGCTGATCTTTCGCAAGTAGAGATTCTGACAGCACTCTATTTCCGCATCCTAAATTGTGCGCCAGACCGGCTCACAGATCCCGAGCGCGATATTTATGTGCAGTCCAAAGGTCACGCGGTGGGCGGCTATTACTGCTGCCTGGCTGAAGCGGGCTATTTCCCAGAAGAATGGTTGGCGACTTATCAACATGCCAACTCCCATCTGCCGGGGCACCCCGTCAAACATAAAACGCCGGGCATTGAATTAAATACCGGCGCGTTAGGCCACGGCTTACCGGTTGCGGTGGGAATTGCCCTGGCGGCCAAACGTTCTAATAGCAAACGGCGGGTATTCGTTTTGACCGGCGACGGTGAACTGGCTGAAGGCAGTAACTGGGAAGCGG comes from Yersinia canariae and encodes:
- a CDS encoding dimethyl sulfoxide reductase anchor subunit family protein, producing the protein MGMGWHEWPLMVFTVLGQCVVGGFIVLGLALIFGDLSRGQQQRVHRSMFVLWVLMALAFIASTLHLGSPMRAFNSLNRVGESALSNEIAAGSLFFAVAGFYWLLAVLGKLPAVLGKIWLVIAMVLGVVFVYAMCRVYSIDTVPTWDNLYTPLGFVLTVFIGGPMLGYLLLQLADINGRAMLQLPMISVLALIISIASVIMQAASLSIIYSSVQQASELIPNYGMLMVWRLVLLVLGLGCWICPLIRGRMPMTLGMIFAMLLVIVGELIGRAVFYGLHMTVGMAVGG
- the dmsD gene encoding Tat proofreading chaperone DmsD, which produces MVEKNIAYQDIALTGRVLGALFYCEPDSPACSDIVAQLSSGSWVAQWPYGREEKLAPIAALLAQSAAQETREEAWQRLFIGPYALPAPPWGSVYLDKENVLFGDSTLKLRNWMAEQHVEVTLDTEEPEDQFGLLLMMVAWLAENQPEKLPDLLAEHLLTWAYRYLDLLQSDAAHPFYQGLAQLATLTLTHWQHELQVTPAVVKLYR
- a CDS encoding D-ribose ABC transporter substrate-binding protein, whose product is MKNTLLKSCLTAALISMAGVAGAASNGLIAIITPSHDNPFFKAEAEGAKAKATELGYTVLVASHDDDVNKQNQLLETAIARKAKAIILDNAGSDATIGPLKKAKAAGIPTFLIDREINETGIAVSQIVSNNYQGAQLGAEKFVVLMGGKGKYVELLGRESDTNAHVRSQGYHDVIDEHSDMKMVAQQTANWSQTEAFNRMESILQANPDITGVISGNDTMALGAEAALKAAGRNDVIVVGFDGSDYVRDSIINKGNIKATVLQPGWAQAQMAVVQADKYLKTGSTGQEEKQLMDCVLIDENNAKNLNVFALKE
- a CDS encoding DUF2291 family protein, whose protein sequence is MWFSALSKAGGLLVISTVLVACTVVDLDENGKPILPVDPNAVVSDYNQPSDKVASTIWVSKVMPFASSNALSWQQVKQQSQPAAGKNSKSYFVRFNGKVMAVETEGREGTMKIAVEGDEQVLQLGPIVKGNAIRDASTFIRFEDFKNQVQYAQLSKALSKRALQDVAKPDASWVGQQVEVLAAVTLAPGGLNNAVPLSLNKETH
- a CDS encoding sugar ABC transporter ATP-binding protein codes for the protein MDHRPDIVMRAEDISMRFPGTLALDAVSYNVYRGKVNVIIGENGAGKSTLMKILAGVQQPTSGQIYLNEQPVTIANTREAAALGIGMVHQELNLSENLNVAENIFLGREIQQGLKPINQAAQELIAEQLMVRLDQAISPKEMVSNLKVGQQQLIEIAKALAEQADILILDEPTSALSKTEVDILFRVIRELTRQGVSIVYISHRLEELMAIGDYITILRDGRFQAEAAVKDIDVPWIVREMLGSDPVSSFLHPGRTFGAPMMEVDNVTLINESGNAVVNQVSLQVCAGEIVGIYGLMGAGRTELFECLLGTQQSYLGAIRLNDTAISAKTSTAERIRLGMSLVPEDRKKTGIFPVSSVANNLTISSLWRRLKHSFAIWQESESQVVASVIGDLSIKVSSPDVEIQALSGGNQQKVVIGRSLLTSPNILLLDEPTRGIDVGAKADVFEMMVKLSEQGIAILFSTSDLKEIMAVSDRILVMSNGKLTANVSRQSASESALVTASAQGFE
- a CDS encoding ABC transporter permease gives rise to the protein MKATTGTALASHQPGGSSWSRENMLLLLLKMRTFIALFLILGFFSVMVPGFLATGSLIIMVKHIAINAFLALGITFVIITAGIDLSIGATLGLCGMIAGWMITQGIVLPMFGIAIFPSVWVVVPVVLIIGALIGAVNGWIITRYNVAPFICTLGTMYVVRGAAMLISGGETFPGLQGNPQLGNTGFDLLGSGTLLGLPIAIWIMFILALVIAYVARRLPFGRHVYAIGDNERAAELSGVKVRQVKVWVYTISGFCAAIAGIIVSAQLVASHPANGSGFEMNAIAAVVLGGTSLAGGRGTILGTLIGAFVIGILADGLVMMGVSEFWQMVIKGIVIIVAVIIDQMQNRMQHKAAIVSQKATAVPQIEKSEQA